GTCCTTGCGGAGAAAGACATGGTTGGTACTGCGGTTCGGCATCTGAAAAGAGCCGACATACTGGCTATGGTTCAACGCCAGAGAGACCGTTCGCCAGGGGAGAAAGAGATCGGTCGGAGAGCCATCCGGATTGAGCAGACCATATTCCGGATCGAACACTTCATGAGCAAAGATGACATCGGCTCCGGTCCGTTTGGCATCGATCATGCGGCGGACAAGATTGTTGGCCCGATCATTCGGGTCACTGTCCTCGGTCCGACGATCAGCTTTGACCACGACCCAGGCTTCATAGCCTTTGTCCTGAATGTCACGGACGTTGTTCGTCATCGCCTCGAAACTCTGATCTTCGTCAAAGGTCAGCGTCAGAAAATTTCGGCTGATGGCGGTGTTGCTCGGCACGGCCGAGTCAACATTCCAGCGGACCCCGAGCTGGCGAATCTGTCCAATCCGCTGGAGCTCTTTGCGGATCGTTTCGACGGTTGCAATGAAATTGGGCATGCCGACAAAGCTCGAATCCCGATCGTCGCCAAGTTGCCAGCGGGTAACGGTTGGGGAATAGGTCGCCATGACCTGATTGGCAGCTTCCCTCCAGACGATGGGCGGCGCGGTGAACAGTTCGCTGATCCCGGTCCAGTCCTCGGCGAATTTGGCGCGGATGTCTGACGGAGGATCGACCAGCATTCCGATGGGAACAATGGACTGGTTGCGCAGTCCCGTCAGCAGGTGGCCCCGTTCGCTGGCCAGCTGCGGAGAACCATCACTCCAGACGGGAGTCTTCACCCAGTTGATTCCGGACTCCCGTGTGATCGCCAGCATGTCTTCGGGCCCGATGCGATGCGGTGCACCAGAGAGGTTCCAGCCGAACTCGCCCGAGGTTGGCGAGGCTCCACGCAGGTTGAGTACCGCAAACGACGTGTATCGGCTGACGATCTCTTCTCCATTCCGTAACAGCATCGCTCGAACGCGATAATAACCCGGCGGATAAACGGGAAGTTCCCAGAGCGTTCGACCTCGCTTCTCATCCGTTTGGCCGGAAAGTTGGCCTTCGATCTTTGTGCTCGTCCGATCGATAATGGTGCCGTAGACGTCTTCCGATTGAAGTCTGAGTTCGTAGTCAAACTGCTGATCGGCGTGCTTTTCATCCAACCCGGTGGCGTACGACTCGATCGTGATCTCCGCCCGGGCCTGACGAAAATGTGTTTCGAAGTTGCTTGCCAGGTTGAGCCGTGGGAGTTTGCCGATGCGGATCTCGTCGAACCAGGCTGACCCGGAGATGTCATTCTGGCTGCTCGGAACCAGGTGACAGCCGATGACGACAAAGCAGACACTCTCGGCCGGCATGATAGGATCGAGCCTGAGTGACTGCCATTCTCCGTGGCTTCCCGACACCGGGGAGGACAGGACGCGGTGAATTCGCTGCTTGCGATGATTGAGAAACGAGAACGACACGATGGCCGCACTGTGCCTCAAGCCCTGCGTGCGAATCGAAGCGCTCATCAGGTAGGAGTGCTCCGCATCAACAGGTAACGGCGGCGAATAGTAGGCGGCACTGCTGCCGTTGGCGTCGATCCGCAAACTTCGACTGCCAGAATTGGCTCTGGCATAGTCGATCTCGGCATTCACGTAGCCACGGAATGCGGTTCCTTTGCGGCGAATCCAGTCGTCCGGTTGCCGATCGAAATCCCGGTCTTCTTCCCGCTCAAACGAGAAATTGGCGATCGGGATCGCGCCGTTCATTCGCTGGCTCGACGCGGGCGTCTTCTCGTCCACGGACGCTGCAAATCCGTTCTCACAGACGATGAGCGGCAGGAGCGCCAGACAGCAGGTCTGGAGCAGCAGCCAACAGATCGTTTGTGGGGAAGGAAGCTTCATCGTAACACTCTGGCCAGCCGGGGATTGAGCGTGGAGACCCGAACCGGCGTGGCGGTTTCCTTAAGAAGTGACTGTTTTCCTGATCTTCTCCTCTATAAAATCGTCGCATTCCGTGAGTCAGAATGGCCGAAGTCGAATCGAACCGGCTGTAACGATTGTGCCGATGTCGGGTTTTGTCGTGATCGATCCCTGTGATTCGTCAATGCGTCCGCGTCGAGTCCCGAACCTCCAGAATTCTCCGAAAACAGTTCATGTCGACCCGATTTTCCGTCAGCACCAGCTCTCTCGAAATGCCCCTGCGGCAGGCGATCCGTACTGCTGCCGAGATGAAGTTTTCGAGCATTCGCTGCGATGTCCGCACTGAGTTGAAGCCTCGAGAACTGACCCAGACCGGGCGACGAGAGTTTCTGCATCTGCTGAAGGAGTTCGATCTTCAGCTGGCCGCCCTGAATTTCACTGTGCGCCGGCCGTTCTATGAACAGGAGGAACTGGATGCCCGTGTGGCGGCGACACGGGAAGCACTCGAACTGGCCGGCCAGCTGAAAGTGCGGCATCTCTGCCTGCGAATCGGTGATATTCCCGAGCAGGACAGCCCGAACTTCGGCATCTTGCAACAGGCGATCGAGGATCTCACGCGGCATGGGAATCACGTTGGAGCCGTGCTCACGGTGATCCCGGTCGGACGCACGCTGGATGGGCTGCAGCAGTTTTTGTCGACGATCCGCTCCGGCCCCATTGCCGTGGACTTCGATCCGTCCCGGTTTCTGCTTGGCGGACAGGATCCCGTTCAGGCGTTGCGGAATCTGCATCAGTATGTGGAACAGTTTACGGCTCGGGACGCGACTCGCGACTTCGCCGGCGGCGGAGAAGAAGTTCCGCTGGGCCGGGGGGAAGTTGTCTGGGATCAAACGCTCGCCACGCTTTCGGAAGTCGGCTATCGCGGCCCGATCCACGTCCAGCGGACGACCGGCTCCAATCGCCTGAAGGATTTGGCAAACGCCGTCGCTTACCTGACTCGCGTCAGTGGAGAAATCTGGTAGCACGTGGCCCCGGCTGAGCATCGTTGTGGAATTGCAGTTTCTGCAATTCCATTCTGGCGTTGACGATTTTCGTGCCATCGTCAAACCTTCGCACCCCCTCCTTTCCTCCTCAGCGAAGTGCCTGTTCCCGCACGTGCTCTCATTTTCGTCGTCATCCAGCCCTCTGTGTGCCGCCCATGAGAAGTCGTATTCCTCTCCTTGCGCTGACCGTATTGATCTCGGTTCCGTTTTTCCACGGCTGCCAGCAGTTCGATGAAAGCGGCGAAACGATGAGTCTGGCGCCGTCCCGCGATCGCAAGTCGAAATCGTACGACATTGTGCGGGTTTTCTACGGGACCAATCGAACAGCTACCGGCGATTCCCGCTGGAATCGGTACTACGGAAATGAACCGGGCGAACTGGAGTACGGCGTTTGCGAAGTCAGCATTCCGCGATCGCACCGGTACGGCGAGATTGAACGTCCCAGCATCTGGCGACTTGAATTCGAGGAATCCGCCGATAAGCACATCCTGCTTCAGAATATCGAACCCCGGTCCGAGGCCGACTTCGTCACCGAACTTCAGCACGACGTCGGGCGTTCCCCACTTCGCGAAGCCTTTGTCTTCATTCACGGCTACAACGTGACTTTCGCCCAGGCGAGTTATCGGGCCGCTCAGATGGCGCACGACCTGCGATTCTCCGGGCCGCCCATTCTCTACAGCTGGCCCTCGCGTGGAGAGCTCTCGGGCTACGTAGCCGATCTGAGCGCCGCCGACGGTTCAACACAGCACCTGAAGACATTCCTGGAAAGGGTGGCCCGCGATTCCGGAGCGGACCGCATTCATCTGATCGCCCACAGCATGGGCAATCGGGTGACGACCGAGGTTCTCAGTAAACTGGCCGATGAAGGGGCCTGGAACCGCATTCCGCGCTTCAACCAGATCATCCTTGCCGCTCCTGATGTCGATGCCAGCACCTTCAAGCAGGAGATCGCTCCCCGGATCGTTCAGGGCGGAGAGCGGGTCACGATTTACGCCTCGGCTCATGATCGAGCATTGCAGGCTTCGCGACTTGTTCATCGCAGCTGTCGCCTGGGGCAGGGGGGTGAGAATCTCACAACCTTCCCCGAGTTGAGCATGATTGAAATGGTCGATGCCACCGGAGTGGACTTCTCGTTCTTTGAACTGGGACACGCCGAGTATGGAGACGCCCTTCTGTCTGACGTGAAGCTGGCTCTTCGCGGCTATCAGGCCGAGCAACGGGGCCTCGAACCTCTTCCAGTCGGAGCCGCGTGGCGCGTGCCGCCGGCCAATCGCCGCCCCAAGCCTGAGTCGGAACCGGGTATCGTTGTCGTAGCGAAAATGGAGACCCCGGCCGAGGAGCCGGAGGTTGTCACGCCGACAGGCTTCTGGAGCTATCTGAAAAGCCTCTGGCCGTTCCAGTAGGGGCTGAGGTGCGGACGCGTACTGGGTACCGCCCGCAGAATGCGGTCTCTGTTTGCTGAGCTGCGGAATTCTCCTGGAGCCATACCACTACTGGAGTGGGGTCGGGCGATGGGTTATCCGAGGATTGGCGAGAGCCATCGGCGGGCGTCTTCCAGAGGCATTCCGATGCGATCGGCGTAGCTGACGAGCTGTTCTTCGGTGATCTGTGTAACCGAGAAGTACCGGGAAGCCGGATGGGCGAAGTACAACCCGCTCACTGAAGAAGCCGGCCACATCGCCAGCGAGTCCGTCAGAGTGATGCCGGTGTTCTCGGTGGCATCGAGCAGCTCGAACAGCCGCGTTTTCGGCGTGTGGTCTGGACAGGCGGGATACCCGAAGGCGGGGCGAATGCCGCGATACTTTTCGGCGATGAGCTGCTCGTGATCGAGGCTCTCCTCCCGGCCGTAACCCCAGTCGCAGCGGGCGACCGCATGCAGAGCTTCGGCAAACGCTTCGGCCAGACGGTCGGCGAGCGCTTTCAGCATTATTGACTGATAATCATCGTGCTGAGCTTCGAACCGGGCCAGTTGCTCTTCAATATTGATCCCGGTCGTCACTGCGAAGGCTCCGAGGTAATCGAGCCGGCCGGAGTCGACCGGCGCGATGTAATCGGACAGGGCGCGGAATTCCGTCTGGCCCTTGCGTTCCCATTGCTGACGGAGCATCGGAAACCGCATGATCTCCTTGCGTTCCGCCACAGCCGTGGGATCGTAGACGATGATGTCGTCTCCCTCGGAATTCGCCGGCCAGAACCCATAGACGCCATTCGCGGTCAACCACTTCTCGGCAATGATCCGATCAAGCATCTCGTTCGCTTCATCAAACAGTTTGCGGGCTTCTGTCCCGACGACACTGTCGTGAAGAATCTTCGGGTATTTCCCGTGAAGGGACCACGTCTGAAAGAACGGCGACCAGTCGATGTATGGACGGACCTTTTCGAGCGGATAATCCGGAAGTTGCTTCAAGCCGAGGAACTCCGGAGTTGGGATGTCGACTTCGGTCCAGTCGGTGGCAAAGCGGCGCTTGCAGGCATCCTCGTAGGAAGCGAGCTTGCGTTCCTGCAGCTTGCCATACGTATTGCGGTCCCGCTCCTGGGCGGCCCGATTCTTTTCTTCGAAGGCTTTGCAGCGTTCCGAATCGATCAGCGATTCGACCACCGGAACCGACAACGAGGCATCGCCGACATGAGCGACGATCTGGCTGTAGTTCGGGGCGATTTTGACCGCGGTGTGCTTGGCCGATGTCGTTGCTCCGCCGATCAGCAGCGGTGTCTTCATGCCGCGACGTTCCATTTCCTTCGCGACACTGACCATTTCGTCCAGCGAGGGCGTAATCAGTCCGGACAGTCCGATGACATCGGCTCCGATCTCGACCGCTTTGTCGAGAATCTTGTCGCCGGGAACCATTACGCCCAGGTCGACCACCTCGAAGTTATTACAGCGAAGCACGACCCCGACGATGTTCTTGCCGATATCGTGGACATCCCCTTTGACAGTGGCGATCAGAAAGACGCCCCGGGACGTTGCTCCCGACTCGGCTTTCTCCGCTTCCATGTACGGTGTGAGATACGCGACTGACTTCTTCATCACGCGGGCCGACTTCACGACCTGCGGCAGGAACATCTTTCCCGCCCCAAACAGTTCGCCGACGACGCTCATGCCGTCCATCAATGGGCCCTGAATCACTTCCAGCGGGCGGCCGTACTTCTGTCGGGCTTCTTCGGTGTCTTCGTCGACGTAATCGGTGATTCCCTTCAGCAGAGAATGAGCGAGCCGCTCTTCGACGGTGCCGTTTCTCCACTCGGCGGCTTTCTTCTCCGTGGTTCCACTCTTTTGCTCTTTGATCTTCTCGGCGTATTCGATCAACCGCTCGGTGGCATCGTCCCGGCGGTTCAGAAGGACGTCCTCAATATAGACGAGCAGTTCCTTGTCGATCTCTTCGTAAACTTCCAGCTGGCTGGCGTTCACGATTCCCATGTCGAGGCCGGCGTTGATCGCGTGGTACAGGAACGCCGCGTTCATCGCTTCCCGAACGACATCGTTGCCGCGGAAGGAGAACGAAACGTTGCTCACGCCGCCGGACGTCTTCGCGCCGGGACATTCCTGCTTGATCCGCCGGACCGCTTCGAAGAACTCGACCGCGTAGTTGTTATGCTCGTCCATCCCCGTGGCGACGGTGAGGATGTTGGGATCGAAGATGATATCTTCCGGCGGGAAGCCGACTTCTTCGGTCAACAATTTGTAGGCCCGCTTGCAGATTTCGACTTTGCGGTCGGCGGTGTCGGCCTGCCCCTGCTCGTCGAATGCCATCACCACGACGGCTGCGCCGTACTTGCGAATGAGTCGGGCCTGTTCGAGGAAACGGTCGACGTTGTCTTTGATGCTGATCGAGTTGACGATCGGCTTACCCTGGACGCACTTGAGGCCCGTCTCGATGACGTCCCAGTTCGACGAGTCGATCATGATCGGCACCGGGATGTCGCCGTCATCGCTGATCAGCCACAGGAACTTTTCCATGCAGGCGGCTGAGTCGAGCAGACCTTCGTCCATGTTGATGTCGATGATGTTCGCGCCACCCTCGACCTGCTCGCGGGCCACACTGAGCGCTTCGTCGTAGTTCTCGTCGCGGATCAG
The genomic region above belongs to Rubinisphaera margarita and contains:
- a CDS encoding sugar phosphate isomerase/epimerase family protein, which translates into the protein MSTRFSVSTSSLEMPLRQAIRTAAEMKFSSIRCDVRTELKPRELTQTGRREFLHLLKEFDLQLAALNFTVRRPFYEQEELDARVAATREALELAGQLKVRHLCLRIGDIPEQDSPNFGILQQAIEDLTRHGNHVGAVLTVIPVGRTLDGLQQFLSTIRSGPIAVDFDPSRFLLGGQDPVQALRNLHQYVEQFTARDATRDFAGGGEEVPLGRGEVVWDQTLATLSEVGYRGPIHVQRTTGSNRLKDLANAVAYLTRVSGEIW
- a CDS encoding alpha/beta hydrolase; the protein is MRSRIPLLALTVLISVPFFHGCQQFDESGETMSLAPSRDRKSKSYDIVRVFYGTNRTATGDSRWNRYYGNEPGELEYGVCEVSIPRSHRYGEIERPSIWRLEFEESADKHILLQNIEPRSEADFVTELQHDVGRSPLREAFVFIHGYNVTFAQASYRAAQMAHDLRFSGPPILYSWPSRGELSGYVADLSAADGSTQHLKTFLERVARDSGADRIHLIAHSMGNRVTTEVLSKLADEGAWNRIPRFNQIILAAPDVDASTFKQEIAPRIVQGGERVTIYASAHDRALQASRLVHRSCRLGQGGENLTTFPELSMIEMVDATGVDFSFFELGHAEYGDALLSDVKLALRGYQAEQRGLEPLPVGAAWRVPPANRRPKPESEPGIVVVAKMETPAEEPEVVTPTGFWSYLKSLWPFQ
- the metH gene encoding methionine synthase, giving the protein MISTSINSTHDLLNNLLEDRILLLDGSMGALILDSKPTEADFRGERFRNHPTDLKNATDILCLTQPEMILDIHRRYLDAGSDIIETNSFNANILNQDEYGLGHLTHEINAASAKLARQACDEFTRKNPDKPRFVAGSIGPTKFLLSMNADNPGTRPVTFDQMVESYAEQVRGLIDGGADILLPETSFDTLNMKSCLFAIRQVFEERGITLPVMVSGTIFDTGRSLTAQTVEAFYTSVAHFPLFSIGLNCAIGPKQMRPYVEAMSKLASCPISCYPNAGMPDGMGGFDSNPSEVAETLRAYAENGWVNLVGGCCGTTPEYIHKIGEQTRGLKPRITQGIGTLSSYAGLERCELRTDSNFLMIGERTNVTGSRKFARLIRDENYDEALSVAREQVEGGANIIDINMDEGLLDSAACMEKFLWLISDDGDIPVPIMIDSSNWDVIETGLKCVQGKPIVNSISIKDNVDRFLEQARLIRKYGAAVVVMAFDEQGQADTADRKVEICKRAYKLLTEEVGFPPEDIIFDPNILTVATGMDEHNNYAVEFFEAVRRIKQECPGAKTSGGVSNVSFSFRGNDVVREAMNAAFLYHAINAGLDMGIVNASQLEVYEEIDKELLVYIEDVLLNRRDDATERLIEYAEKIKEQKSGTTEKKAAEWRNGTVEERLAHSLLKGITDYVDEDTEEARQKYGRPLEVIQGPLMDGMSVVGELFGAGKMFLPQVVKSARVMKKSVAYLTPYMEAEKAESGATSRGVFLIATVKGDVHDIGKNIVGVVLRCNNFEVVDLGVMVPGDKILDKAVEIGADVIGLSGLITPSLDEMVSVAKEMERRGMKTPLLIGGATTSAKHTAVKIAPNYSQIVAHVGDASLSVPVVESLIDSERCKAFEEKNRAAQERDRNTYGKLQERKLASYEDACKRRFATDWTEVDIPTPEFLGLKQLPDYPLEKVRPYIDWSPFFQTWSLHGKYPKILHDSVVGTEARKLFDEANEMLDRIIAEKWLTANGVYGFWPANSEGDDIIVYDPTAVAERKEIMRFPMLRQQWERKGQTEFRALSDYIAPVDSGRLDYLGAFAVTTGINIEEQLARFEAQHDDYQSIMLKALADRLAEAFAEALHAVARCDWGYGREESLDHEQLIAEKYRGIRPAFGYPACPDHTPKTRLFELLDATENTGITLTDSLAMWPASSVSGLYFAHPASRYFSVTQITEEQLVSYADRIGMPLEDARRWLSPILG